GAAGTGGCGGATCTCTCGAAAATCATGAACGCAAAAGTGACGGTTTTCGTTGCAGCAATGAACCATACTGGAAATCACACGATTCGTCTAGCGTTCGATCAAGATAGCATTAAACCTTTGGCAGAAGAAGTGAAAGTCCTATTCAAAGATATCGCCAATTCGTTTGCAAAACCTTACATCGAAGCACTGGCTGCTAAGCAAATTGTAAAAGGTAAAACATCTGAAACATTCGCACCGAACGATAAAATGACTAGAGCGGAATTTGCGCTGCTAATTTCTCGTGCATTGAATCTTGAAAAACAGGAATACAAAGGAACATTTTCAGACTTGACTAAGGAAATGGAAGTTTTCGTGTACGAAGTAGAAGCAGCAAACCGTGCCGGAATCATTCTAGGTGATGCGGGGAAATTCAAACCGAATGCAACGATCACTCGTCAGGAAATGGTAGCGATGATCGTTCGTTCAATTGAATATAAAGACGCTACCCTATTAAAAGACGTTGAGACAACTGTTGTGTTTGCAGATGCGGCTAACATTAGCATCTACGCGAAAGACGCTGTCCAATTGGCAGTCGGTCTTGGCATCATTGACGGCGATGTTGTGAAAGGCCAAAGAGTGTTTGCCCCGAAAGCGAACGCAACTCGTGCACATGCAGCAAAAATGGTTTACAACATGCTTGAAACTATCAAATAAATAATCTTCGCACGGATGCCGGCGTCACGCTTTATGTGACAGCCGGCGTTGTGTGTGGAACGAAGGAGTCTAACATGAAAAGAATTTTTACTGTTGCTATGGCGGTTGCATTGGTCACGGCGCTATTCATTCCAATCATGCCGATGAAAGCGGAGGCTGCAACGTTTGCTGACGGGGAATATTCCGTGCCGTTCACAGTATTGAAGGATTCAAGTAACGAGCAGTCGACGACGGCGGATTATATGGTCAGCCCGGCGAAGGTGCAGTTGGTGAACGATAAGGCAACGGTTACGGTCACATTGAAAAACAGCTCGTGGTGGCAATATTTCAAAGTCCAAAATGGCGGAAGCTACTCAGATGTTCAAGTGGTGAGTCAGTCAGGCGATCAGCGTGTTGTGAGGTTTACCGTGACTGATCTGAAACAGCTCGTCAATGCCAAAATCCATATTATCGTGACGGGCATCCCAGGCTTTGATTACGACAATAAATATGATATCCGCTTTAATTTCAACACATCTTCCATCCCGGCCCCTCCTGTGGCAAAGCCGGTAGCGACACCGCCTCCTGCGAAAGAAACGAAACCTGCAGCGCCGAAGAAGACAGAAGTCACGCCGGTTCAAAAGACTGAACAAAAACCTGCTCAACATCCTGTCGTGAATAAAACCGAGACGGCCAAAACGACTGAGAGTGTAACGAAAAAAGAAGAGAAGTTGACTGTGAATGAAACAGTAAAAGATGAAGCGGAGAAATCCGAAACGAAATCGGAAGACGAGACAGCAGTGAGCAAGGAAGATGATGATGTGGAAGAGGATGCTGCATCTGAGGAAACCGGTGCTGTAAATGAAGAACATGACGAAGAAGAAGACGCTGTCGAAGAGGTTGCAGTCGCAGAGGTCAAGGATGAAAAAGAAAAGTCCTCGAATACATTTTTGATTGTCATCATTGTGATTGGTGCAGTCATTGGCGCTGCAGTCGTATTTGCGATTGCAAGGAAACGAGCTCGAAAATAAGGGAGTTGTGCTTGAATGAAAAAAGCGATCGGCCTTTTCGGTTTATTGGCTAGTGTCATG
The sequence above is drawn from the Sporosarcina luteola genome and encodes:
- a CDS encoding NEAT domain-containing protein; this encodes MKRIFTVAMAVALVTALFIPIMPMKAEAATFADGEYSVPFTVLKDSSNEQSTTADYMVSPAKVQLVNDKATVTVTLKNSSWWQYFKVQNGGSYSDVQVVSQSGDQRVVRFTVTDLKQLVNAKIHIIVTGIPGFDYDNKYDIRFNFNTSSIPAPPVAKPVATPPPAKETKPAAPKKTEVTPVQKTEQKPAQHPVVNKTETAKTTESVTKKEEKLTVNETVKDEAEKSETKSEDETAVSKEDDDVEEDAASEETGAVNEEHDEEEDAVEEVAVAEVKDEKEKSSNTFLIVIIVIGAVIGAAVVFAIARKRARK